The Channa argus isolate prfri chromosome 14, Channa argus male v1.0, whole genome shotgun sequence genome includes a window with the following:
- the b4galt2 gene encoding beta-1,4-galactosyltransferase 2 isoform X2: protein MLFSGYCPELELKDKFSGSRLSILSWPLGTRCRRRAKPLTKPQSLNSPLAPVLIVSSTGAPPCPLSVPVLTSIPVSADPSPAQPRAAKQRGPHFRSTNSPSPHDQAAASELHKQLPVVLDLLTYLWDSCIQATDPETCLAKVKQVGQVISSRTWLVSPPGAPELLGAPGEATTSAQLPGRVDTASGDPALARPIPVPLPPLRAAAVCPVSVCPISFCPVLARPGTVPAPRTAVTRPVPVPGAEEGSRSFGSCSSAEDDNRWSTFYSHCGAEVSVYSFSSCCSCLFGSGLGVEVACRSSGSTSCQSGSGAEVGSHCSSTRSCSGSGAEVCSLFRFQFLSVWFWRRGQQSLPQLLLRFWG, encoded by the coding sequence atGCTGTTTTCAGGGTACTGCCCTGAGTTAGAGTTGAAGGACAAATTTAGTGGTTCTCGTCTCTCCATCCTTTCCTGGCCTCTGGGCACCAGATGTAGGCGTAGGGCCAAACCACTGACCAAACCTCAGTCTCTGAACTCACCTCTTGCTCCTGTTCTCATTGTCTCCTCTACTGGTGCACCCCCATGTCCTTTATCAGTTCCCGTGCTAACGTCCATTCCTGTGTCTGCCGATCCTTCACCAGCACAACCGAGGGCTGCAAAGCAGCGTGGTCCTCACTTTCGGTCAACTAATTCCCCCTCGCCTCATGATCAGGCAGCAGCCTCTGAACTACACAAACAACTCCCTGTAGTCTTGGACTTGCTCACCTACCTCTGGGACTCCTGTATACAGGCTACAGACCCTGAGACATGCTTGGCCAAGGTCAAGCAGGTAGGGCAAGTGATCAGCTCCCGGACCTGGCTGGTTAGCCCGCCTGGTGCCCCGGAGTTATTGGGTGCCCCGGGCGAAGCCACGACCTCGGCCCAGCTTCCTGGGAGAGTGGACACAGCCTCTGGCGATCCTGCTCTGGCTCGCCCTATTCCTGTTCCTCTCCCGCCACTGAGGGCGGctgctgtttgtcctgtctctgtttgtcctatctctttttgtcctgtccttGCTCGTCCAGGTACTGTTCCAGCACCGAGGACGGCAGTCACTCGCCCAGTTCCAGTTCCGGGCGCAGAGGAGGGCAGCCGCTCATTTGGTTCCTGTTCCAGCGCCGAGGATGACAACCGCTGGTCCACTTTCTATTCCCATTGCGGCGCCGAGGTCAGCGTCTACTCGTTCAGTTCCTGTTGTTCTTGTCTGTTTGGTTCCGGTCTCGGCGTCGAGGTCGCCTGCCGCTCGTCCggttccacttcctgtcagTCCGGTTCTGGCGCAGAGGTCGGCAGTCACTGCTCCAGCACCAGGTCCTGCTCAGGTTCTGGCGCCGAGGTCTGCAGCCTCTTCAGGTTCCAGTTCCTGTCTGTCTGGTTCTGGCGCAGAGGTCAGCAGTCACTGCCTCAGCTCCTGCTCAGGTTCTGGGGCTGA